One genomic window of Mercenaria mercenaria strain notata chromosome 2, MADL_Memer_1, whole genome shotgun sequence includes the following:
- the LOC123564755 gene encoding neuronal acetylcholine receptor subunit alpha-10-like isoform X5 produces MNLKFYKTYFIWITVLLLSVLHVTSSSDDVLSSDLHDKLFGNYKTDLLPVCRSGPRVVNVSLNLALRQIINLDEKDQVLKTNVWVRMGWTDCRLKWNSSEYDEVGHLRVPYGAVWTPDLALYDSSAEEVMMPGFNEYRAQISNNGRVQYNFPTVLNSVCRVTVTYFPFDTQSCGLKFGSWSHSQLDMDFYPVSPSGRNGDLDDFITNNEWVVSEIVADRTVKMYTEPYTDINYIIIMTRRSDFFVMTMMFPCILVTAIAAIGFLLPSESGEKVSLEVTVLLSQAVFLLVISDFLPPSADNFPILGLYFAVSMLLVSLSLVMSVLVLNVHHRGDIKGKKVPKWTRKYLLRNPKNCCSKSEYELESNASADNRHNSQFTNIEETDIDSGIRENGMRPTMNHTSRPLNTTNPHSRWSRLASIPQLAIDKDSNNTNISELLLREQNRTLEHIQKHFVHTDDTDDEREDWQTLARILDRIFLLLYILCFAIVTTVFVLKLTSDPD; encoded by the exons ttcTGCTGTTATCAGTTTTACACGTAACGTCAAGCAGTGACGATGTATTATCGTCAGACCTTCATGACAAACTATTTGGGAACTACAAGACCGACTTATTGCCAGTTTGTCGCTCGGGACCAAGAGTTGTTAATGTCAGCTTAAATTTAGCCCTCAGACAAATCATTAACCTG GACGAAAAAGATCAAGTACTGAAAACGAATGTTTGGGTCCGGATG GGCTGGACTGACTGCCGATTGAAATGGAACAGCTCAGAGTACGACGAGGTTGGCCATCTGCGGGTACCATACGGTGCTGTCTGGACACCCGATTTAGCACTTTATGACAG TTCTGCTGAAGAGGTTATGATGCCAGGCTTCAACGAATATAGAGCTCAGATATCCAACAATGGAAgggttcaatataattttccAACGGTATTAAATAGCGTCTGCCGGGTGACAGTCACATATTTCCCGTTTGACACGCAGTCGTGTGGTCTAAAGTTTGGGTCATGGTCACACTCGCAGTTAGACATGGACTTTTACCCAGTTTCTCCATCTGGTAGGAATG GCGACCTGGATGACTTTATAACCAACAACGAATGGGTGGTTAGCGAGATAGTAGCGGATAGGACCGTGAAAATGTACACAGAGCCGTACACCGATATCAATTACATCATTATAATGACAAGGAGGTCAGACTTCTTCGTGATGACCATGATGTTTCCCTGTATCCTGGTAACTGCCATAGCCGCAATTG GTTTTCTGTTGCCGTCAGAGAGTGGAGAAAAGGTTTCATTAGAGGTTACCGTGTTGCTATCTCAAGCTGTATTTTTGCTAGTAATTTCTGATTTCTTACCACCGTCAGCAGACAACTTCCCTATTCTCG GTTTATATTTTGCGGTATCCATGTTGCTGGTTAGTTTATCTCTAGTGATGTCAGTGCTCGTTCTGAACGTACATCATAGAGGTGACATCAAAGGTAAAAAGGTGCCAAAATGGACAAGGAAATACCTTCTACGAAATCCGAAAAACTGTTGTTCTAAAAGCGAGTATGAGCTTGAGAGTAATGCGTCAGCAGACAACAGACATAATAGTCAG TTCACAAACATAGAAGAAACAGATATAGACTCTGGTATTAGAGAAAATGGAATGAGGCCTACTATGAATCACACATCTCGTCCATTGAATACCACAAACCCTCATTCAAGATGGTCACGGCTTGCCTCCATTCCACAATTAGCCATTGATAAGGATAGTAACAACACTAACATTTCTGAACTTCTTTTACGGGAGCAGAACAGGACTTTAGAGCACATACAGAAACACTTTGTACATACAGACGACACTGACGATGAGAGGGAAGATTGGCAGACACTAGCCAGAATCCTTGACAGAATCTTTTTGctgctttatattttatgttttgcaaTAGTGACCACAGTATTTGTTCTCAAACTGACTTCAGATCCAGATTGA
- the LOC123564755 gene encoding neuronal acetylcholine receptor subunit alpha-10-like isoform X3, which translates to MFSYILLDIHLTNKMVSYKHLLSLLLLSVLHVTSSSDDVLSSDLHDKLFGNYKTDLLPVCRSGPRVVNVSLNLALRQIINLDEKDQVLKTNVWVRMGWTDCRLKWNSSEYDEVGHLRVPYGAVWTPDLALYDSSAEEVMMPGFNEYRAQISNNGRVQYNFPTVLNSVCRVTVTYFPFDTQSCGLKFGSWSHSQLDMDFYPVSPSGRNGDLDDFITNNEWVVSEIVADRTVKMYTEPYTDINYIIIMTRRSDFFVMTMMFPCILVTAIAAIGFLLPSESGEKVSLEVTVLLSQAVFLLVISDFLPPSADNFPILGLYFAVSMLLVSLSLVMSVLVLNVHHRGDIKGKKVPKWTRKYLLRNPKNCCSKSEYELESNASADNRHNSQFTNIEETDIDSGIRENGMRPTMNHTSRPLNTTNPHSRWSRLASIPQLAIDKDSNNTNISELLLREQNRTLEHIQKHFVHTDDTDDEREDWQTLARILDRIFLLLYILCFAIVTTVFVLKLTSDPD; encoded by the exons ttcTGCTGTTATCAGTTTTACACGTAACGTCAAGCAGTGACGATGTATTATCGTCAGACCTTCATGACAAACTATTTGGGAACTACAAGACCGACTTATTGCCAGTTTGTCGCTCGGGACCAAGAGTTGTTAATGTCAGCTTAAATTTAGCCCTCAGACAAATCATTAACCTG GACGAAAAAGATCAAGTACTGAAAACGAATGTTTGGGTCCGGATG GGCTGGACTGACTGCCGATTGAAATGGAACAGCTCAGAGTACGACGAGGTTGGCCATCTGCGGGTACCATACGGTGCTGTCTGGACACCCGATTTAGCACTTTATGACAG TTCTGCTGAAGAGGTTATGATGCCAGGCTTCAACGAATATAGAGCTCAGATATCCAACAATGGAAgggttcaatataattttccAACGGTATTAAATAGCGTCTGCCGGGTGACAGTCACATATTTCCCGTTTGACACGCAGTCGTGTGGTCTAAAGTTTGGGTCATGGTCACACTCGCAGTTAGACATGGACTTTTACCCAGTTTCTCCATCTGGTAGGAATG GCGACCTGGATGACTTTATAACCAACAACGAATGGGTGGTTAGCGAGATAGTAGCGGATAGGACCGTGAAAATGTACACAGAGCCGTACACCGATATCAATTACATCATTATAATGACAAGGAGGTCAGACTTCTTCGTGATGACCATGATGTTTCCCTGTATCCTGGTAACTGCCATAGCCGCAATTG GTTTTCTGTTGCCGTCAGAGAGTGGAGAAAAGGTTTCATTAGAGGTTACCGTGTTGCTATCTCAAGCTGTATTTTTGCTAGTAATTTCTGATTTCTTACCACCGTCAGCAGACAACTTCCCTATTCTCG GTTTATATTTTGCGGTATCCATGTTGCTGGTTAGTTTATCTCTAGTGATGTCAGTGCTCGTTCTGAACGTACATCATAGAGGTGACATCAAAGGTAAAAAGGTGCCAAAATGGACAAGGAAATACCTTCTACGAAATCCGAAAAACTGTTGTTCTAAAAGCGAGTATGAGCTTGAGAGTAATGCGTCAGCAGACAACAGACATAATAGTCAG TTCACAAACATAGAAGAAACAGATATAGACTCTGGTATTAGAGAAAATGGAATGAGGCCTACTATGAATCACACATCTCGTCCATTGAATACCACAAACCCTCATTCAAGATGGTCACGGCTTGCCTCCATTCCACAATTAGCCATTGATAAGGATAGTAACAACACTAACATTTCTGAACTTCTTTTACGGGAGCAGAACAGGACTTTAGAGCACATACAGAAACACTTTGTACATACAGACGACACTGACGATGAGAGGGAAGATTGGCAGACACTAGCCAGAATCCTTGACAGAATCTTTTTGctgctttatattttatgttttgcaaTAGTGACCACAGTATTTGTTCTCAAACTGACTTCAGATCCAGATTGA
- the LOC123564755 gene encoding neuronal acetylcholine receptor subunit alpha-10-like isoform X9, whose product MYCRTIYINRLTVLLLSVLHVTSSSDDVLSSDLHDKLFGNYKTDLLPVCRSGPRVVNVSLNLALRQIINLDEKDQVLKTNVWVRMGWTDCRLKWNSSEYDEVGHLRVPYGAVWTPDLALYDSSAEEVMMPGFNEYRAQISNNGRVQYNFPTVLNSVCRVTVTYFPFDTQSCGLKFGSWSHSQLDMDFYPVSPSGRNGDLDDFITNNEWVVSEIVADRTVKMYTEPYTDINYIIIMTRRSDFFVMTMMFPCILVTAIAAIGFLLPSESGEKVSLEVTVLLSQAVFLLVISDFLPPSADNFPILGLYFAVSMLLVSLSLVMSVLVLNVHHRGDIKGKKVPKWTRKYLLRNPKNCCSKSEYELESNASADNRHNSQFTNIEETDIDSGIRENGMRPTMNHTSRPLNTTNPHSRWSRLASIPQLAIDKDSNNTNISELLLREQNRTLEHIQKHFVHTDDTDDEREDWQTLARILDRIFLLLYILCFAIVTTVFVLKLTSDPD is encoded by the exons ttcTGCTGTTATCAGTTTTACACGTAACGTCAAGCAGTGACGATGTATTATCGTCAGACCTTCATGACAAACTATTTGGGAACTACAAGACCGACTTATTGCCAGTTTGTCGCTCGGGACCAAGAGTTGTTAATGTCAGCTTAAATTTAGCCCTCAGACAAATCATTAACCTG GACGAAAAAGATCAAGTACTGAAAACGAATGTTTGGGTCCGGATG GGCTGGACTGACTGCCGATTGAAATGGAACAGCTCAGAGTACGACGAGGTTGGCCATCTGCGGGTACCATACGGTGCTGTCTGGACACCCGATTTAGCACTTTATGACAG TTCTGCTGAAGAGGTTATGATGCCAGGCTTCAACGAATATAGAGCTCAGATATCCAACAATGGAAgggttcaatataattttccAACGGTATTAAATAGCGTCTGCCGGGTGACAGTCACATATTTCCCGTTTGACACGCAGTCGTGTGGTCTAAAGTTTGGGTCATGGTCACACTCGCAGTTAGACATGGACTTTTACCCAGTTTCTCCATCTGGTAGGAATG GCGACCTGGATGACTTTATAACCAACAACGAATGGGTGGTTAGCGAGATAGTAGCGGATAGGACCGTGAAAATGTACACAGAGCCGTACACCGATATCAATTACATCATTATAATGACAAGGAGGTCAGACTTCTTCGTGATGACCATGATGTTTCCCTGTATCCTGGTAACTGCCATAGCCGCAATTG GTTTTCTGTTGCCGTCAGAGAGTGGAGAAAAGGTTTCATTAGAGGTTACCGTGTTGCTATCTCAAGCTGTATTTTTGCTAGTAATTTCTGATTTCTTACCACCGTCAGCAGACAACTTCCCTATTCTCG GTTTATATTTTGCGGTATCCATGTTGCTGGTTAGTTTATCTCTAGTGATGTCAGTGCTCGTTCTGAACGTACATCATAGAGGTGACATCAAAGGTAAAAAGGTGCCAAAATGGACAAGGAAATACCTTCTACGAAATCCGAAAAACTGTTGTTCTAAAAGCGAGTATGAGCTTGAGAGTAATGCGTCAGCAGACAACAGACATAATAGTCAG TTCACAAACATAGAAGAAACAGATATAGACTCTGGTATTAGAGAAAATGGAATGAGGCCTACTATGAATCACACATCTCGTCCATTGAATACCACAAACCCTCATTCAAGATGGTCACGGCTTGCCTCCATTCCACAATTAGCCATTGATAAGGATAGTAACAACACTAACATTTCTGAACTTCTTTTACGGGAGCAGAACAGGACTTTAGAGCACATACAGAAACACTTTGTACATACAGACGACACTGACGATGAGAGGGAAGATTGGCAGACACTAGCCAGAATCCTTGACAGAATCTTTTTGctgctttatattttatgttttgcaaTAGTGACCACAGTATTTGTTCTCAAACTGACTTCAGATCCAGATTGA
- the LOC123564755 gene encoding neuronal acetylcholine receptor subunit alpha-10-like isoform X11 has translation MVRFIQLFSFLLLSVLHVTSSSDDVLSSDLHDKLFGNYKTDLLPVCRSGPRVVNVSLNLALRQIINLDEKDQVLKTNVWVRMGWTDCRLKWNSSEYDEVGHLRVPYGAVWTPDLALYDSSAEEVMMPGFNEYRAQISNNGRVQYNFPTVLNSVCRVTVTYFPFDTQSCGLKFGSWSHSQLDMDFYPVSPSGRNGDLDDFITNNEWVVSEIVADRTVKMYTEPYTDINYIIIMTRRSDFFVMTMMFPCILVTAIAAIGFLLPSESGEKVSLEVTVLLSQAVFLLVISDFLPPSADNFPILGLYFAVSMLLVSLSLVMSVLVLNVHHRGDIKGKKVPKWTRKYLLRNPKNCCSKSEYELESNASADNRHNSQFTNIEETDIDSGIRENGMRPTMNHTSRPLNTTNPHSRWSRLASIPQLAIDKDSNNTNISELLLREQNRTLEHIQKHFVHTDDTDDEREDWQTLARILDRIFLLLYILCFAIVTTVFVLKLTSDPD, from the exons ttcTGCTGTTATCAGTTTTACACGTAACGTCAAGCAGTGACGATGTATTATCGTCAGACCTTCATGACAAACTATTTGGGAACTACAAGACCGACTTATTGCCAGTTTGTCGCTCGGGACCAAGAGTTGTTAATGTCAGCTTAAATTTAGCCCTCAGACAAATCATTAACCTG GACGAAAAAGATCAAGTACTGAAAACGAATGTTTGGGTCCGGATG GGCTGGACTGACTGCCGATTGAAATGGAACAGCTCAGAGTACGACGAGGTTGGCCATCTGCGGGTACCATACGGTGCTGTCTGGACACCCGATTTAGCACTTTATGACAG TTCTGCTGAAGAGGTTATGATGCCAGGCTTCAACGAATATAGAGCTCAGATATCCAACAATGGAAgggttcaatataattttccAACGGTATTAAATAGCGTCTGCCGGGTGACAGTCACATATTTCCCGTTTGACACGCAGTCGTGTGGTCTAAAGTTTGGGTCATGGTCACACTCGCAGTTAGACATGGACTTTTACCCAGTTTCTCCATCTGGTAGGAATG GCGACCTGGATGACTTTATAACCAACAACGAATGGGTGGTTAGCGAGATAGTAGCGGATAGGACCGTGAAAATGTACACAGAGCCGTACACCGATATCAATTACATCATTATAATGACAAGGAGGTCAGACTTCTTCGTGATGACCATGATGTTTCCCTGTATCCTGGTAACTGCCATAGCCGCAATTG GTTTTCTGTTGCCGTCAGAGAGTGGAGAAAAGGTTTCATTAGAGGTTACCGTGTTGCTATCTCAAGCTGTATTTTTGCTAGTAATTTCTGATTTCTTACCACCGTCAGCAGACAACTTCCCTATTCTCG GTTTATATTTTGCGGTATCCATGTTGCTGGTTAGTTTATCTCTAGTGATGTCAGTGCTCGTTCTGAACGTACATCATAGAGGTGACATCAAAGGTAAAAAGGTGCCAAAATGGACAAGGAAATACCTTCTACGAAATCCGAAAAACTGTTGTTCTAAAAGCGAGTATGAGCTTGAGAGTAATGCGTCAGCAGACAACAGACATAATAGTCAG TTCACAAACATAGAAGAAACAGATATAGACTCTGGTATTAGAGAAAATGGAATGAGGCCTACTATGAATCACACATCTCGTCCATTGAATACCACAAACCCTCATTCAAGATGGTCACGGCTTGCCTCCATTCCACAATTAGCCATTGATAAGGATAGTAACAACACTAACATTTCTGAACTTCTTTTACGGGAGCAGAACAGGACTTTAGAGCACATACAGAAACACTTTGTACATACAGACGACACTGACGATGAGAGGGAAGATTGGCAGACACTAGCCAGAATCCTTGACAGAATCTTTTTGctgctttatattttatgttttgcaaTAGTGACCACAGTATTTGTTCTCAAACTGACTTCAGATCCAGATTGA